From Nitrospirota bacterium, one genomic window encodes:
- a CDS encoding FliH/SctL family protein, whose amino-acid sequence MSKAKVLRDRNITEFGMPSLEHKHRGITEENFNQDIAVIERTAYEKGFSAGEQAGYTVGEEKALMLLERLEDILTEMTELKKKVMTEAQPQVFALSVAMAKKILRDEIRQNPEIIINLIKAAMEKIERTGTITIKINPALKELISNHKPELLAIHPEIRFNTDPSIPLASPLVVGPEEEVITDFESQLTNLVEDLGEEIGNSNA is encoded by the coding sequence TTGTCTAAAGCCAAAGTCCTTCGGGATCGGAACATCACGGAATTCGGCATGCCGTCCCTTGAGCATAAACACCGCGGCATCACAGAGGAGAATTTCAACCAGGACATAGCTGTGATTGAAAGAACTGCATATGAAAAAGGTTTCAGTGCAGGTGAACAGGCCGGCTACACAGTTGGAGAGGAAAAGGCATTGATGCTTCTGGAGAGGCTTGAGGATATCCTCACAGAGATGACGGAGCTGAAAAAAAAGGTCATGACGGAAGCACAACCACAGGTCTTTGCCCTGTCAGTGGCTATGGCAAAAAAGATACTCAGGGATGAAATCAGACAAAACCCTGAAATAATAATCAACCTCATAAAGGCTGCAATGGAAAAAATAGAGAGAACAGGGACAATAACAATAAAGATAAACCCTGCCCTTAAAGAACTCATCTCAAATCACAAACCTGAACTGCTTGCCATACACCCCGAGATAAGATTTAACACAGACCCGTCCATACCACTGGCCAGCCCTTTGGTGGTTGGACCTGAAGAAGAGGTAATCACTGACTTTGAATCACAATTAACAAACCTGGTTGAGGACCTTGGAGAAGAGATTGGAAACAGTAACGCTTGA
- the fliG gene encoding flagellar motor switch protein FliG, translating to MPTLKGHEKAAIMLSYVGEETASEILKALDKKTIEKITSALSELKTLKKEEMQTVLDEIKKSIDEKVVAIGGEDYVKRILYRGLGDENAEEVIESARRANPIEKLNTVDTRLIVKFLSGEHPQTTAFVLSLLEPKKSAEVLSELPEHLKGDVAMRIANLEKIPEEALKEIEEVLKTQLSIGESRGRKVDGVKTVADILNNAAKETEQTILELIEEQEPSRAESIRSLMFVFDDLASIDDRGMQAILKEISTNDLALALKTASDEVKGKIFGNMSKRAVQILKEEIESMGPVRVSDVETAQQNIVKAARKLEEEGKIIIAGKGEEELIV from the coding sequence ATGCCTACCCTGAAAGGTCATGAAAAGGCAGCTATCATGCTCAGCTATGTAGGAGAGGAAACAGCGTCCGAGATACTCAAGGCACTTGACAAGAAGACTATCGAAAAAATAACCTCTGCACTTTCAGAGTTAAAAACACTGAAGAAAGAAGAGATGCAGACAGTGCTGGATGAGATAAAGAAGAGTATCGATGAAAAGGTTGTCGCCATAGGAGGAGAGGATTATGTAAAAAGAATCCTCTACAGGGGGTTGGGTGATGAAAATGCAGAAGAAGTCATTGAGTCTGCCAGGCGTGCCAATCCCATAGAGAAGCTCAACACGGTAGATACGCGCCTTATTGTGAAATTCCTCTCCGGTGAGCATCCCCAGACCACGGCCTTTGTATTGTCACTGCTTGAACCAAAAAAGTCGGCGGAGGTGCTTTCAGAATTGCCGGAGCACCTTAAGGGTGACGTTGCAATGAGGATTGCAAACCTGGAAAAAATACCTGAAGAGGCTTTAAAGGAGATCGAAGAGGTTCTGAAAACACAGCTCAGCATTGGTGAATCCAGGGGAAGAAAGGTTGACGGAGTAAAAACAGTGGCAGACATCCTCAATAATGCCGCCAAGGAGACGGAACAGACGATCCTGGAGCTGATAGAAGAACAGGAACCCTCAAGGGCTGAATCCATAAGGTCCCTGATGTTTGTATTTGATGACCTTGCCTCGATTGATGACAGGGGTATGCAGGCAATACTCAAGGAGATCAGCACAAATGACCTTGCACTCGCACTGAAAACCGCATCAGACGAAGTCAAAGGCAAGATTTTCGGGAATATGTCCAAACGGGCAGTACAGATACTTAAAGAAGAGATCGAATCCATGGGACCTGTAAGGGTCTCGGATGTTGAAACAGCCCAGCAGAACATTGTAAAGGCGGCACGGAAACTGGAAGAGGAAGGCAAGATTATTATTGCCGGCAAGGGAGAGGAGGAACTCATTGTCTAA
- the fliF gene encoding flagellar basal-body MS-ring/collar protein FliF: protein MANILDIVNKWDTKRKITLSILLVLTIASIVLLITWAQKPEYQMLYSNLRAEDAGLMVQKLKEMKIPYKTTPSGILVPSDKVYEVRIQLAAMGLPQGGSMGYEIFDKTGLGTTEFVQKVNLKRALQGELSRTIRSLQEVSDCRVHLSMPERSIFTSTDEQPKASVLLKLRPGVTLSRSQIRGIVHLVSGSVESLTPNNVTIVDNRGNVLTTEEDEGLQINNTQRDYQKGLEMDMEKRIISIIEPVVGKDKVKAKASMSIDFTRTEETQETYDPDGQVVRSQQKLTEQKTGGMVAGVPGVQSNLPNKRVGRSAANKTGLRKQTETVNYEISKTVSHVIKPTGTIKRLTVAVLVDGTYLKDEKSGEIKYVARSEEDLKSYEEIIKKTVGYSEERGDEVKVINMPFHAQPEVLETPEQVDYTKYIMPAARYGTILILSILVLLFLIRPLLAYLKQQSTPPPSSPTQTLTPELEGKPALREIPRDEIVEWARNNPQQAATLIKKWTGSK, encoded by the coding sequence ATGGCGAATATACTGGATATTGTCAACAAGTGGGATACAAAGAGGAAGATTACATTGTCCATCCTCCTTGTACTCACAATTGCCTCAATAGTGCTACTGATCACATGGGCACAAAAACCAGAGTACCAGATGCTTTATTCAAACCTCCGGGCAGAGGATGCCGGACTCATGGTGCAAAAACTGAAGGAGATGAAGATACCTTACAAGACAACCCCCTCAGGCATCCTTGTACCCTCCGACAAGGTTTACGAAGTGAGGATCCAGCTCGCTGCCATGGGGTTACCTCAGGGTGGAAGCATGGGATACGAGATATTTGATAAAACGGGGCTCGGCACAACCGAATTTGTCCAGAAGGTGAACCTGAAAAGGGCCTTGCAGGGAGAGCTCTCAAGGACCATACGGTCTCTGCAGGAGGTCTCCGACTGCAGGGTGCACCTCTCCATGCCGGAAAGATCAATATTTACCAGCACAGACGAGCAACCAAAGGCATCTGTCCTACTCAAGCTCCGTCCCGGTGTAACTTTGAGCAGGTCTCAGATTCGGGGAATTGTACACCTTGTTTCAGGCAGCGTGGAATCGCTCACTCCGAACAACGTAACTATTGTGGACAACAGGGGCAACGTTCTCACCACCGAAGAGGACGAAGGCCTTCAGATTAACAATACCCAGCGTGATTACCAAAAAGGGCTTGAGATGGACATGGAGAAGAGAATTATCAGCATCATCGAACCCGTTGTGGGCAAGGACAAGGTAAAGGCAAAGGCGAGTATGAGCATAGACTTTACAAGGACGGAAGAGACTCAGGAGACCTATGACCCTGATGGACAGGTTGTCAGAAGTCAGCAAAAATTAACGGAACAAAAGACCGGAGGGATGGTTGCCGGGGTGCCGGGGGTACAGTCAAACCTGCCCAACAAACGTGTTGGAAGGTCCGCTGCCAACAAAACGGGATTGAGAAAACAGACGGAAACAGTAAACTATGAAATCAGCAAGACTGTAAGTCATGTTATAAAACCCACAGGGACAATAAAACGCCTGACGGTTGCAGTTCTGGTCGACGGAACATACCTTAAGGACGAGAAATCAGGGGAGATAAAATATGTGGCCCGGTCAGAAGAGGACCTTAAGAGTTACGAAGAGATTATCAAGAAGACCGTAGGATATTCAGAGGAGAGGGGTGACGAGGTGAAGGTTATAAATATGCCCTTTCATGCACAACCGGAGGTCCTTGAAACACCGGAGCAGGTGGATTATACAAAATACATTATGCCGGCAGCACGTTACGGCACAATACTTATACTGTCGATCCTTGTCTTACTGTTCCTCATAAGACCTCTGCTTGCCTATCTCAAACAGCAATCCACTCCTCCTCCATCATCCCCCACCCAGACCCTCACACCGGAACTCGAGGGGAAACCGGCTCTCAGGGAGATACCCCGGGACGAGATAGTTGAATGGGCCAGAAACAATCCCCAACAGGCTGCTACACTCATAAAAAAATGGACGGGAAGCAAATAA
- the fliE gene encoding flagellar hook-basal body complex protein FliE produces the protein MSVNPVNGSPPGAEGIGNIAGNLKPSGEDKTGGSFEILLDETIGKVASLQKETEKAIAEIGNGGGDIVETMVAMQKADLSFQVMLEVRNKLVTAYEEIMRMQV, from the coding sequence ATGTCAGTTAATCCAGTCAACGGAAGCCCCCCGGGGGCGGAAGGAATAGGCAATATAGCAGGAAATCTTAAACCTTCCGGCGAAGACAAGACCGGAGGGAGTTTTGAAATCCTTCTTGATGAGACCATCGGGAAGGTGGCCTCCCTGCAGAAAGAGACGGAGAAGGCAATTGCAGAGATCGGCAATGGAGGAGGAGACATAGTCGAAACCATGGTTGCCATGCAAAAGGCTGATCTCTCTTTTCAGGTGATGCTCGAGGTGAGAAACAAGCTTGTGACAGCCTATGAAGAGATAATGCGGATGCAGGTCTGA
- the flgC gene encoding flagellar basal body rod protein FlgC gives MNILKAFDVSASALVAQKQRMNTIASNMANLNTTRTPEGGPYRRRDVVFSSYMLDEEGRLEGVGISDVVTSNTPPKAVYDPSHPDADDKGYVLMPDINLIEEMVNMMMATRVYEANVNAFNITKSMYLKALELGR, from the coding sequence ATGAATATCCTGAAGGCATTTGATGTGAGTGCATCAGCACTCGTTGCACAGAAGCAAAGAATGAATACCATTGCCTCCAATATGGCAAATCTGAACACCACAAGAACACCCGAGGGTGGTCCTTACAGGAGGAGGGATGTGGTCTTCAGCTCCTACATGCTTGATGAGGAGGGAAGGCTCGAAGGTGTCGGGATATCCGATGTTGTGACCTCCAACACGCCGCCCAAGGCAGTTTACGACCCCAGCCACCCGGATGCAGATGATAAGGGCTATGTGCTTATGCCTGATATAAACCTGATTGAGGAGATGGTTAACATGATGATGGCAACGAGGGTGTATGAAGCTAATGTAAATGCCTTCAACATAACAAAATCAATGTATCTGAAGGCACTTGAATTGGGGAGATAA
- the flgB gene encoding flagellar basal body rod protein FlgB gives MDFTLKRLEEMIKFTMQRHSVLLSNLANSDTPQYRAKDIKFESVFDEERLRLKNTSPTHIRALEIRGDTELTMDTESPWLDGNNVEEDVEMAKITENALLYQTTLRLINDRFKMYRNLISGR, from the coding sequence ATGGACTTCACACTTAAGAGACTTGAGGAGATGATAAAGTTCACCATGCAGAGGCACAGTGTACTCCTGAGCAATCTCGCAAACAGCGACACACCGCAGTACAGGGCTAAGGACATAAAATTCGAGTCCGTTTTTGACGAGGAGAGGCTGAGGCTTAAAAACACATCTCCTACCCACATCAGGGCACTTGAGATCAGGGGGGATACCGAGCTGACGATGGATACCGAATCTCCATGGCTTGACGGAAATAATGTAGAGGAGGATGTCGAGATGGCAAAGATTACTGAAAACGCCCTCCTCTACCAGACGACCCTTAGACTTATCAATGACAGGTTTAAAATGTATAGAAATCTTATTAGCGGGAGGTAG
- a CDS encoding sigma-54 dependent transcriptional regulator translates to MQPIVVVDDDPEMRNALEEAVKRFGFDVMVAERAAEGIEVLKNHDCSLVITDMKMPGMNGLEFIRHVRKLSTTLPVLVITGFGTVENAVECMKLGASDYLMKPFSFDNLRQAITGLIEPGPANGEIITEDESMKRLLRIAYEVARTDTTILITGESGTGKELIARYIHRQSLRREKPFVAVNCAAIPENLLESELFGHERGAFTGALEKKIGKFEIADGGTFLLDEIGEMPLPLQAKLLRVLQEREIDRIGSKKSLSVNIRVITTTNRDLAEEVEKGNFREDLFYRISVFPLELPPLRERTGDVRILSEFFLKKHASQYGKYISGFSEDAFNYLYTQAWKGNIRELENVIQRAVLLSRSDFIESGDFMIEKSRNVRQDSKTIKNMEKELILRTLRATNGNRTRTAECLGITVRTLRNKLNEYRLNA, encoded by the coding sequence ATGCAACCCATTGTCGTTGTTGATGACGATCCGGAGATGAGAAACGCCCTTGAAGAGGCCGTAAAGAGGTTCGGTTTTGATGTAATGGTAGCAGAAAGGGCTGCTGAGGGAATAGAGGTGCTTAAAAACCATGATTGCTCTCTGGTTATAACGGATATGAAGATGCCGGGAATGAATGGTCTGGAATTCATCAGACATGTACGAAAGCTTTCCACCACCCTGCCCGTCCTTGTAATCACAGGGTTTGGTACGGTTGAAAACGCAGTTGAGTGCATGAAACTCGGAGCCTCCGACTATCTTATGAAACCCTTCTCTTTTGATAACCTCAGGCAGGCAATAACCGGCCTTATTGAGCCGGGGCCTGCAAATGGCGAGATCATTACCGAAGATGAGTCAATGAAGAGACTCCTCAGGATTGCTTACGAGGTGGCGAGGACAGACACCACAATCCTCATAACCGGAGAGAGCGGCACCGGCAAGGAGCTGATTGCAAGGTATATACACAGGCAGAGCCTGAGGAGGGAAAAACCCTTCGTTGCCGTTAACTGCGCTGCAATACCCGAAAACCTGCTTGAATCCGAACTCTTTGGTCATGAGAGAGGCGCCTTCACAGGTGCATTGGAGAAAAAGATTGGAAAATTTGAAATAGCAGACGGAGGCACATTCCTGCTTGATGAAATCGGCGAGATGCCGCTCCCGCTTCAGGCCAAGCTCCTGAGGGTCCTGCAGGAAAGGGAGATAGACAGGATTGGCAGCAAAAAATCCCTGTCCGTAAACATCAGGGTGATAACAACCACAAACAGGGACCTTGCCGAAGAGGTCGAAAAGGGAAACTTCAGGGAAGATCTCTTCTACAGGATAAGCGTCTTTCCCCTTGAGCTGCCGCCCCTCAGAGAACGGACCGGTGATGTGCGTATTCTTTCAGAATTCTTTCTGAAAAAACATGCATCTCAATACGGAAAGTACATCTCGGGATTCTCGGAAGATGCCTTTAATTATCTTTATACCCAGGCCTGGAAGGGAAACATCCGGGAACTGGAAAATGTTATCCAGAGGGCAGTGCTACTCAGCCGTTCAGACTTTATAGAGAGCGGGGACTTTATGATTGAAAAGAGCAGAAACGTCAGACAGGACAGCAAGACCATCAAGAATATGGAAAAAGAACTCATACTCAGAACACTCAGGGCAACCAACGGAAACAGGACAAGGACGGCAGAGTGCCTGGGAATAACCGTCAGGACATTGAGAAACAAGCTGAATGAATACAGGCTTAATGCCTGA